The following proteins come from a genomic window of Trifolium pratense cultivar HEN17-A07 linkage group LG4, ARS_RC_1.1, whole genome shotgun sequence:
- the LOC123922959 gene encoding glycine-rich protein DOT1-like, with translation MATLKVLSIVLFVLFGVSICSATRKLYDNREVGDLGTQYGGVVGIGGDGPSRGYGGGGGSGGDGGYGGPGGPGGGSGGLIPGGGVKGGSGYVPDEPGEGGVGNIPSGPSGGDIGYPGDQPGEGGAGNIPGGPGGGGIEYPGEPGGGGAGNIPGGPGEGGGGYPSRPGGGGNVSGGYRGKPGGPGTGGGGGGYGGGGGGGGGRGGDGGYASKTSSHH, from the coding sequence ATGGCAACTTTAAAAGTTCTCAGCATTGTTCTCTTTGTGTTGTTTGGTGTAAGCATATGTTCTGCTACGAGAAAACTATACGACAATCGTGAGGTTGGGGATTTGGGCACACAATATGGAGGTGTCGTAGGCATTGGAGGTGACGGTCCTAGTCGAGGATATGGTGGTGGCGGTGGTAGTGGGGGCGATGGTGGATATGGAGGGCCTGGTGGACCAGGTGGAGGAAGTGGTGGATTAATTCCTGGTGGTGGAGTCAAAGGAGGTAGTGGATATGTTCCTGATGAACCCGGCGAAGGAGGTGTTGGAAATATTCCTAGTGGACCAAGTGGAGGTGACATTGGATATCCTGGTGATCAACCTGGTGAAGGAGGTGCTGGAAATATTCCCGGTGGACCGGGTGGTGGAGGCATTGAATATCCTGGTGAACCAGGTGGAGGAGGTGCTGGAAATATTCCTGGTGGACCTGGTGAAGGAGGTGGTGGATACCCTAGTCGACCAGGTGGGGGAGGCAATGTTTCAGGTGGATACCGAGGAAAGCCAGGTGGACCAGGCACAGGTGGAGGTGGTGGAGGATATGGTGGCGGCGGCGGTGGAGGTGGAGGTAGAGGTGGTGACGGCGGCTATGCTAGTAAAACTAGCAGTCATCATTAA